A stretch of the Chanos chanos chromosome 1, fChaCha1.1, whole genome shotgun sequence genome encodes the following:
- the LOC115811738 gene encoding alpha-1,3-galactosyltransferase 2-like, with translation MNRKTVLIVFCVATLLLLVFGLIFELRSLRRYAVEITSGDWDAGKHVTLGELKLNYTKKAESTAAPPRPTSVLGNIIDQQLNYGSRTRVLTRTNWNAPIMWEGMYNPKLYDEYHKTRGTTVAMTVFAAGKYLDAYLRKFLISAELHFMVGFPVTYYVFTDAPENVPDIQLAEDRKLKVIKIEKRYHWPEISMVRMRIIADFIKSELHDPKQFIFCMDVDQEFVGRFGSEALGDSVALLHAHFYKRSLREFTYDRNPKSRAYMNEGDFYYHAAIFGGSLQNVKKLTEACDEAMMADKTNGVEALWQDESHLNKYFWINKPSKLLSPEYCWDRSIGDRRDIFVERLMWAPKDYERLRTYG, from the exons ATGAACCGTAAAACAGTCCTAATCGTTTTCTGTGTTGCGACTCTGCTCCTCCTTGTATTCGGCTTAATCTTCGAGTTAAG ATCACTCCGACGGTATGCAGTGGAAATAACCTCTGGAGACTGGGACGCTGGAAAGCATGTTACGTTGGGGGAGCTCAAG TTAAACTACACTAAAAAGGCAGAGAGTACTGCAGCACCCCCACGTCCCACGTCTGTGCTCGGAAATATCATTGACCAACAGTTGAACTACGG TTCAAGGACTCGTGTTCTGACACGTACAAATTGGAATGCTCCAATCATGTGGGAAGGGATGTATAACCCAAAACTCTATGACGAGTACCACAAAACACGTGGCACCACAGTAGCAATGACAGTGTTTGCTGCTGGAAA GTACCTGGATGCTTACCTCAGAAAATTTTTAATATCAGCAGAACTCCATTTCATGGTGGGTTTTCCAGTGACATATTATGTGTTCACTGATGCCCCAGAGAATGTACCTGATATTCAGCTGGCAGAAGATCGAAAACTGAAAGTCATAAAGATAGAGAAGCGTTACCACTGGCCGGAAATTTCCATGGTGCGAATGCGAATTATTGCAGATTTCATAAAGAGTGAGCTCCATGACCCAAAGCAGTTTATTTTCTGTATGGATGTTGACCAGGAGTTTGTAGGAAGGTTTGGCTCAGAGGCTCTAGGAGACTCTGTGGCCTTGCTTCATGCCCATTTTTATAAGAGGAGCCTACGAGAATTCACATATGACCGTAATCCAAAATCAAGGGCTTACATGAATGAAGGGGACTTCTACTACCATGCTGCTATATTTGGTGGCTCATTGCAAAACGTGAAAAAGCTGACAGAAGCATGTGATGAGGCTATGATGGCGGATAAAACAAATGGAGTTGAAGCCCTTTGGCAAGATGAAAGCCACCTTAACAAATATTTCTGGATCAACAAGCCAAGCAAATTACTTTCCCCAGAATACTGCTGGGACAGGAGTATTGGTGATCGAAGAGACATTTTTGTTGAGCGACTTATGTGGGCACCAAAGGACTACGAACGACTAAGGACTTACGGATAA